In Cutaneotrichosporon cavernicola HIS019 DNA, chromosome: 1, one DNA window encodes the following:
- the SSZ1 gene encoding uncharacterized protein (Heat shock protein HSP60), with protein MKHSIQEQHHPTPWTLHLLRLPTSFPFILNPKMSEPVILGINFGQSYASIAVIDKDGQAECIANEDGERQIACAVSYVEDQVYIGNGAKQHLVKNGHNTIMGFRNLLGHTYDEVDHTAILAAPLIPESKTPAYTVDIMIPPPPPASTPASRFASAAPSGTATPVPQEPTPAKKTITVPEITTLFLDSLFASATDFLGSKPTHCVVSAPTWFTPDQTKALEEAAKEAGINVIEVLDEAAAVLVGYHAGMPEERKENGLLGEPEEGNAGEEEARDKKVVVLDMGETSLSISVVAVTDGEYTVLGKGRDDKLGGREFDNHLIKHFAKEFTKKTKIALDLPCSEASSAQDKRAEAKLRLAIEHTKRSLSASAGAATCAVESLKDGYDLSTMINRIRFDGLVLSVYSKVGDKLKSVLAEAGLELSQIDEILLAGASTLFPGLQQHLTYLVPPTVPVTSACDPSEVIAIGCAIQAQHLTHMDSRVNIADVLALAANPLPTSAAPIGIALPGAEGDELAAKIMEVGAPLPARRRVAIPVASAGRVAVEVWEGKDEVKVEKMDPPPKDEDDEDEFSDDEPEEVRTGVLRKKMCLGAVEVEVAEGKQLILEVIVQKNGSVQVAAWEEGNESAADRFEVGI; from the exons ATGAAACATTCCATTCAG GAGCAACATCATCCCACTCCTTGGACACTCCATCTTCTTCGTCTTCCGACCTCTTTCCCTTTCATCTTGAACCCAAAAAT GTCCGAGCCCGTCATTCTTGGCATCAACTTTGGCCAGTCGTACGCGTCCATCGCGGTCATTGACAAGGATGGACAAGCAGAGTGCATCGccaacgaggacggcgagcgccagATCGCTTGTGCCGTCTCGTACGTCGAGGACCAGGTGTACATTGGCAATGGTGCCAAGcagcacctcgtcaagaACGGCCACAACACGATCATGGGCTtccgcaacctcctcggccacacctacgacgaggtcgaccacactgccatcctcgccgcgcctcTCATCCCCGAGTCCAAGACTCCCGCTTACACTGTCGACATTATGattcctccccctccccctgcCTCGACCCCGGCTTCGCGCTTCGCCTCGGCTGCTCCCTCGGGCACCGCTACCCCCGTGCCCCAGGAGCCCACGCCCGCCAAGAAGACCATCACCGTTCCGGAGATCAccaccctcttcctcgactcgcTGTTTGCCTCAGCCACTGACTTCCTCGGCTCCAAGCCCACCCACTGCGTCGTCTCGGCTCCTACTTGGTTCACTCCCGACCAGACCaaggccctcgaggaggctgcaAAGGAGGCTGGCATCAACGTCatcgaggtcctcgacgaggctgcggccgtGCTTGTCGGCTACCACGCTGGCATgcccgaggagcgcaaggagaatggcctccttggcgagcccgaggagggcaacgctggagaggaggaggcgcgcgacaagAAGGTTGTCGTGCTCGACATGGGCGAGACCTCGCTTTCGATCTCGGTGGTTGCCGTCACCGACGGCGAGTACACTGTCCTCGGCAAGGGCCGTgacgacaagctcggcggGCGCGAGTTTGACAACCACCTCATCAAGCACTTTGCCAAGGAGTTTACCAAGAAGACCAAGATTGCCCTCGACTTGCCCTGCTCCGAGGCTTCGTCGGCGCAGGACAAGCGTGCCGAAGCCAAGCTCCGCCTTGCCATTGAGCACACCAagcgctcgctctcggcctcggctgGTGCTGCCACCTGCGCCGTCGagtcgctcaaggacggctACGACCTCTCGACTATGATCAACCGCATCCGCTtcgacggcctcgtctTGTCGGTCTACTccaaggtcggcgacaagctcaagtCGGTCCTTGCCGAagccggcctcgagctctcTCAGATCGACGAGATTCTCCTTGCTGGTGCCTCGACTCTCTTCCCCGGTCTCCAGCAGCACCTCACCTACCTTGTTCCCCCTACCGTGCCTGTCACTTCGGCCTGCGACCCCTCCGAGGTCATTGCCATCGGCTGTGCCATCCAGGCCCAGCACCTCACCCACATGGACTCGCGCGTGAACATTGCCGACGttctcgctctcgccgccaacccTCTCCCTACTAGCGCCGCCCCCATCGGCATCGCTCTCCCCGGTgcggagggcgacgagctggccgcCAAGATCATGGAGGTCGGCGCCCCGCTCCCCGCCCGGAGGCGAGTGGCGATCCCCGTCGCTTCCGCTGgtcgcgtcgccgtcgaggtcTGGGAGGGTaaggacgaggtcaaggtcgagaagatggaCCCTCCccccaaggacgaggacgacgaggacgagttcagcgacgacgagcccgaggaggTCAGGACAGGTGTCCTCCGCAAGAAGATGTGCTTGGGCgctgtcgaggttgaggtcgccgagggcaagcagctcatcctcgaggtGATTGTCCAGAAGAACGGCTCGGTCCAGGTCGCCGCctgggaggagggcaacGAGTCGGCGGCCGACCgcttcgaggtcggcatCTAA
- the DCN1 gene encoding uncharacterized protein (Neddylation of cullins play an essential role in the regulation of SCF-type complexes activity), which yields MARALTKSQEKALVAEFREITGANARDAERALKKYRWILNLAIDEHFNAGGGAPSTSNAGNTKKVGDIWEHFKDPSRNLITIDGFMNMCQELELDPESDIVLFCLASDLGSKSIGEFAKEPFVSGWAEIDPSIDSVAKMKAALPHLRKKLNTDAAYFKKVYMHTFDLSKAEGARVLALDTALSMWELFIPPAMAAKPSALSHVGTGESPSGSATKNPNLLGDSGFQLWLDFQKSRNKAVSKDTWSLFIDFVRTIDAEFKEYDESAAWPSTIDEFVEYARERR from the exons ATG GCTCGCGCTCTCACCAAGAGTCAGGAGAAGGCTCTCGTCGCTGAATTCCGCGAGATCACGGGCGCAAA TGCGAGGGACGCCGAGCGGGCCCTCAAGAAGTACAGGTGGATCCTGAACCTCGCAATTGACGAGCACTTCAacgcgggcggcggtgcgccaAGCACCTCGAATGCCGGCAACACCAAGAAGGTCGGCGACATCTGGGAGCATTTTAAGG accCCAGCCGTAACCTCATCACGATCGACGGGTTCATGAACATGTGccaggagctcgagctcgaccccGAGAGCGACATTGTGCTGTTCTGCCTCGCATCCGACCTTGGGTCCAAGTCGATCGGCGAGTTTGCCAAGGAGCCCTTCGTGTCGGGGTGGGCCGAGATCGACCCAAG catTGACTCGGTGGCCAAGATGAAGGCTGCACTACCGCATCTGCGAAAAAAGCTCAACACGGACGCGGCATACTTCAAGAAGGTTTACATGCACACCTTCGACTTAAGCAAGGCGGAGGGTGCGCGCGTCCTAGCCCTCGACACTG ccctCAGCATGTGGGAGCTGTTCATTCCCCCCGCGATGGCCGCCAAGCCATCCGCACTCAGTCACGTCGGCACCGGCGAGTCGCCTAGCGGGTCAGCGACCAAGAACCCCAACTTGCTCGGTGACAGCGGCTTCCAACTCTGGCTCGACTTCCAGAAGAGCCGCAACAAGGCCGTGAGCAAGGACACCTGGAGTCTGTTCATCGACTTTGTGCGCAccatcgacgccgagttCAAGGAGTACGACGAGTCGG ccgcATGGCCATCGACCATCGACGAGTTTGTCGAGtacgcgcgcgagcgccgtTAG
- the CDC10 gene encoding uncharacterized protein (Belongs to the TRAFAC class TrmE-Era-EngA-EngB-Septin- like GTPase superfamily. Septin GTPase family), which produces MAAAAAPAPVHGPADDIVAASYVGFDSITRQIEHKLLKRGFQFNVMVVGQTGLGKSTLVNTLFASHLVDSKGRTEPDIGARSTTEIHVKSQAIVENGVRLKLNIIDTPGYGDLVNNDNCWEPIIKYIKDQHSAYLRKELTAMRERFIPDTRIHCCVFFISPTGHTLKPIDITVLQKLSEIVNVVPVIAKSDSLTLEERAIFKQRIMAELQYHQIRLYPFDGDELDPEELELNERVRDMLPFAVVGSERNVVVDGKPVRGRMHRWGVVNVEDENHCEFVYLRNFLTRTHLQDLIETTSQIHYETFRSKQLLALKESSARQAQQTPTPGVA; this is translated from the exons atggccgccgccgctgctccCGCTCCCGTCCACGGCCccgccgacgacattgtcgcCGCCTCCTATGTCGGTTTTGACT CCATCACGCGCCAGATCGAGCACAAGCTCCTGAAGCGTGGCTTCCAGTTCAACGTCATGGTCGTTG GCCAAACGGGTCTCGGCAAGTCGACCCTCGTGAACACGCTCTTCGCGTCGCACCTCGTTGACTCAAAGGGCCGTACCGAGCCTGACATCGGTGCGCGCTCCACCACCGAGATCCACGTCAAGAGCCAGG CCATCGTTGAGAACGGTGTTcgcctcaagctcaacatTATCGACACGCCCGGTTacggcgacctcgtcaacaatGACAACTGCTGGGAGCCAATCATCAAGTACATCAAGGACCAGCACTCGGCTTACCTCCGGAAGGAGCTTACGGCGATGCGCGAGCGCTTCATCCCCGACACGCGTATTCACTGCTGCgtcttcttcatctcgcCCACGGGCCACACTCTCAAGCCC ATCGACATCACTGTCCTGCAGAAGCTGTCTGAGATTGTCAACGTCGTCCCGGTCATTGCCAAGTCGGACTcgctcacgctcgaggagcgtgcTATCTTCAAGCAGCGCATCATGGCTGAGCTCCAGTACCACCAGATCCGCCTGTACCCGTTCGACGGAGACGAGCTGGAccccgaggagctcgagctcaacgagcgcgtgcgcgaCATGCTCCCCTTTGCTGTTGTTGGCAGCGAGCGCAACGTTGTCGTTGACGGCAAGCCGGTCCGCGGGCGCATGCACCGCTGGGGtgtcgtcaacgtcgaggacgagaaccACTGCGAGTTTGTCTACCTCCGCAACTTCCTCACCCGCACCCACCTCCAGGACCTCATTGAGACGACCAGCCAGATCCACTACGAGACGTTCCGCTCCAagcagctgctcgcgctcaaggagtcgtcggcgcgccagGCCCAGCAGACCCCGACCCCGGGTGTCGCCTAG
- the HEM4 gene encoding uncharacterized protein (Uroporphyrinogen-III synthase HemD) has product MRVILFRTPAEGDTYVPALAAAGYSAISIPALSDTLLPTELEGIIRAGGAEWEAAIITSRRAAEAWVLAAKDYRTGGLGTEGDWSSVPVWSPGPAVQSVFTRSNVPTHLLPRPAPTAVSAAALAPLILASPPRTLSRNRSEEKGGPDRDGGEERERYKPYLILTGDKTLPLLTEALRGAGRVVERVKVYETREDLDLGRAIRNLRGLDEQDTWIALFSPSSASFVLPHFEAAGYALKKEGRIRLLAIGETTESALRAGGWRVDAVAKTPDAPGLVAAIVEADRGHGK; this is encoded by the exons ATGCGCGTAATCCTCTTCCGAACCCCTGCAGAGGGGGACACCTACGTCCCGGCCCTCGCAGCTGCGGGATACTCTGCCATTTCGATCCCCGCATTGAGCGATACACTCCTCCCCACTGAGCTTGAGGGGATCATCCGCGCCGGTGGGGCGGAATGGGAGGCGGCGATTATCACCTCGCGACGCGCGGCTGAGGCGTGGGTCCTGGCTGCGAAGGATTATCGCACGGGAGGATTGGGTACTGAAGGAG actGGTCTTCTGTCCCCGTCTGGTCCCCCGGTCCGGCAGTCCAGAGCGTCTTCACGCGCTCCAACGTGCCGACacacctcctcccacgGCCAGCCCCAACAGCAGTGAGCGCGGCAGCACTGGCGCCGCTCATTCTCGCCTCTCCTCCGCGCACACTCTCACGCAATAGGtcggaggagaagggagggCCCgatcgagatggaggggaaGAAAGAGAGAGATACAAACCATACCTCATCCTAACAGGCGACAAgaccctccccctcctcaccgaAGCTCTCCGTGGTGCGGGTCGAGTGGTGGAGCGGGTGAAAGTGTACGAGACGAGAGAGGATCTCGATTTGGGAAGGGCCATCCGCAACTTGAGGGGGCTGGACGAACAAGATACTTGGAtcgccctcttctccccctcctctgcTTCATTCGTCCTTCCACATTTCGAGGCAGCCGGATATGCCCTCAAGAAAGAGGGGAGGatccgcctcctcgccatcgggGAGACGACCGAGTCTGCATTGCGCGCCGGGGGTTGGCGCGTCGATGCGGTCGCCAAGACGCCGGATGCGCCGGGGCTGGTGGCCGCTATTGTTGAGGCGGATCGGGGGCACGGCAAGTAG
- a CDS encoding uncharacterized protein (Hypothetical protein FLILHELTA), translating into MAVPSRMSSAVAAISKSSSASHPTSCLPNTSLTSPIAPNTTTTTTATAATASTHPPITVPGATVVGRKLPSKLAAYAPTLARLSARTGVPLPSLLASFLVLHELTALVPLVLLFYLFSALGAGASFLNYLHDMAKKTTGEDVAGPWASMAHVAREWYDEGSARVERVGRRYGLFGFEKGSEVAGLGREAAGTVADAVAAYVVVKALMPLRVAVSVGAAPGFARIVFRPMQRLVARLRTPRMRAARVKAVEK; encoded by the exons ATGGCGGTGCCATCACGGATGTCGAGCGCGGTTGCGGCCATCTCCAAGTCGTCTTCTGCGTCGCACCCCACCTCTTGCCTCCCCAACACCTCTCTCACATCCCCCATCGCGCccaacaccaccaccaccaccaccgccaccgccgccaccgcgtcaacccacccacccatTACCGTACCGGGCGCCACGGTCGTCGGCCGAAAACTCCCCTCCAAACTCGCCGCCTATGCGCCTACCCTCGCCCGCCTGTCGGCGCGCACCGGcgtccccctcccctccctcctcgcctcgtTCTTGGTCCTCCACGAACTGACTGCCCTCGTccctctcgtcctcctcttctaTTTGTTTTCCGCCCTTGGAGCAGGCGCATCGTTCCTCAATTACCTGCACGACATGGCCAAGAAGACTACGGGCGAAGATGTCGCCGGTCCATGGGCTAGTATGGCCCACGTTGCTCGGGAATGGTACGATGAAGGCTCGGCGAgggttgagcgcgtcgggAGGCGGTATGGCTTGTTTGGCTTTGAGAAGGGGAGTGAGGTTGCTGGACTTGGGCGGGAGGCGGCTGGGACCGTTGCCGATGCCGTGGCTGCTTATGTTGTCGTCAAG GCCCTCATGCCCCTCCGTGTTGCTGTGAGCGTTGGCGCTGCGCCTGGGTTTGCGCGTATCGTCTTCCGGCCCATGCAGCGCCTCGTTGCGCGGTTGCGCACGCCGCGGATGCGTGCTGCGCGCGTCAAGGCCGTAGAGAAGTAG